A DNA window from Bos mutus isolate GX-2022 chromosome 11, NWIPB_WYAK_1.1, whole genome shotgun sequence contains the following coding sequences:
- the LOC102280291 gene encoding olfactory receptor 1L8 gives MERVNQTSSVSEFILLGLSSRPEDQKPLFALFFIMYVVTIVGNVLIILAICSDTQLQTPMYFFLSILSFIDVCYTTTIVPKMLVNFLSKKKSISYAECMTQMYFFLAFANTESYLLAAMAIDRYVAICDPFHYVTTMSCHRCVLLVTFSCSISHLHSLLLVLLINRLLFCDSNIIHHFLCDINPLLKLSCSSTLVNEIVINTEGLVTLVSPFICVIISYLRILLVVLKIPSAAGKYKAFSTCGSHVTMVTLFYGSIIYVYFRPLSTYTIKDRVETVIYTILSSMLNPFIYSLRNKDMKRGLRKLMSRRMS, from the coding sequence ATGGAGAGAGTTAACCAAACCAGCAGTGTCTCTGAGTTCATCCTTCTGGGACTCTCCTCCCGGCCTGAGGACCAGAAGCCACTCTTTGCCCTCTTCTTCATCATGTACGTAGTCACCATAGTGGGAAACGTGCTTATCATTCTGGCCATCTGCTCTGACACTCAGCTTCAGACAcccatgtattttttccttaGCATTTTATCCTTTATTGATGTTTGCTACACAACCACCATAGTTCCCAAGATGCTGGTGAACTTTCTGTCAAAGAAGAAGTCCATCTCCTATGCTGAGTGTATGACCCAGATGTATTTCTTCTTGGCTTTTGCCAACACAGAGAGTTACCTCCTGGCAGCCATGGCCattgaccgctatgtggccatctgtgaCCCCTTCCACTATGTCACCACCATGAGCTGCCACCGCTGTGTCCTGCTGGTGACCTTCTCCTGCTCCATCTCTCACCTCCATTCCCTCTTACTGGTTCTCCTGATAAATCGTcttctcttttgtgactccaaTATCATCCACCACTTCCTCTGCGACATCAACCCTCTACTGAAGCTGTCCTGCTCCTCCACGCTTGTCAATGAAATTGTCATTAACACCGAAGGACTGGTAACCCTGGTGAGCCCTTTCATATGTGTTATCATCTCTTACCTACGCATCCTCCTTGTCGTTCTTAAGATCCCTTCGGCTGCTGGGAAATATAAAGCTTTCTCTACCTGTGGTTCCCATGTCACCATGGTGACCCTCTTTTATGGAAgcattatttatgtttatttccgACCCCTGTCCACCTACACCATCAAGGACCGAGTGGAAACAGTCATCtacaccattctgtcctccatgCTGAACCCTTTTatctacagcctgaggaacaaAGATATGAAGAGAGGCCTGAGGAAGCTGATGAGCAGGAGGATGTCCTAG